One Sus scrofa isolate TJ Tabasco breed Duroc chromosome 1, Sscrofa11.1, whole genome shotgun sequence DNA segment encodes these proteins:
- the LOC100520823 gene encoding olfactory receptor 1J4-like, translating into MRRENQSHVSEFLLLGLPIWPEQQGVFFVLFLGMYLTTVLGNLLIILLIRLDPRLHTPMYFFLSHLALTDISFSSVTVPKMLMNMQTLDQSIPYAECVTQMYFFLFFSGLDDFLLTSMAYDRYVAICHPLHYTTIMREGLCSLLVSVSWIFSLANALCHTLLLAQLSFCADYTIPHFFCDLGALLKLSCSDTSLNELVIFTVGLAVITLPLMCILVSYGHIGATILKVPSTKGICKALSTCGSHLSVVSLYYGTIIGLYFVPSSSTSSDKDIVASVMYTVVTPLLNPFIYSLRNRDMKRALEKLFKKPSVLC; encoded by the coding sequence atgaggagggagaaccagagccatgtgtctgagttcctcctcctggggcttccCATCTGGCCAGAACAGCAGGGTGTATTCTTTGtcctgttcctgggcatgtacctgaccacagtgctggggaacctgctcatcatcctgctcataAGACTGGACCctcgcctccacacccccatgtacttcttcctcagccacttggccctcacagacatctccttttcatctgtcactgtccctaagatgctgatgaacatgCAGACTCTGGATCAATCTATTCCCTATGCAGAGTGTGTGACACAGAtgtatttcttcctatttttttctggtCTGGATGATTTTCTTCTCACCTccatggcctatgacaggtatgtggccatATGTCACCCTCTCCACTACACCACCATCATGAGAGAGGGGCTATGTTCCTTACTAGTAAGTGTATCTTGGATTTTCTCCTTGGCCAATGCCCTTTGTCATACCCTCCTCTTGGCCCAGCTCTCTTTTTGTGCTGACTACACCATcccccatttcttctgtgaccttggTGCCCTTCTCAAGCTCTCCTGTTCAGACACCTCCCTCAATGAGCTGGTCATTTTCACAGTAGGACTGGCAGTCATCACCCTCCCCCTCATGTGCATCTTGGTCTCTTATGGCCACATTGGAGCCACCATCCTCAAGGTTCCATCCACCAAGGGcatctgcaaagccttgtccacatgtggctcccacctctctgtggttTCTCTGTATTATGGAACAATTATTGGGCTGTATTTTGTCCCCTCATCCAGCACCTCCAGTGACAAGGACATAGTTGCCtctgtgatgtacacagtggtcaccccattgctgaaccccttcatttacagcctgaggaacagggacatgaAGAGGGCCCTGGAGAAACTCTTCAAAAAGCCATCAGTCTTGTGTTAA